Proteins encoded by one window of Candidatus Nitrosocosmicus hydrocola:
- a CDS encoding vWA domain-containing protein encodes MTLPGGEISKRELHFIWIVDCSGSMRDDGKIQSLNYAIREAIPHMQKEAESNFQANLLISALKFSTGAQWFIPPTSVNDFKWIDVEAKGHTDLGQALVLLSEILHIPPMTNRGLPPVLVLLSDGQPTDNYEDGLNKLLNEPWGRKAIRISIAIGEDANMKVLDRFIGDEERSPLLARNPETLSNYIRWVSTVVQAASARPKSQQKIHEPLDSNVEIPKPPEMISTATDVW; translated from the coding sequence ATGACACTTCCAGGCGGCGAAATCTCAAAGAGGGAACTTCATTTTATCTGGATTGTAGATTGTTCAGGTTCTATGAGGGATGATGGAAAAATACAATCTTTAAATTATGCAATCAGGGAGGCTATTCCTCATATGCAGAAAGAAGCTGAGAGTAATTTTCAAGCGAATCTCTTGATTAGTGCTTTAAAATTTTCAACTGGTGCTCAGTGGTTTATTCCCCCCACGAGCGTAAACGACTTTAAGTGGATAGATGTAGAGGCAAAAGGTCACACAGACCTTGGACAAGCTTTAGTGTTACTCTCTGAAATATTACATATTCCTCCTATGACAAATAGGGGATTACCTCCTGTTCTAGTACTTTTATCTGACGGGCAACCTACAGATAATTATGAAGATGGATTGAATAAATTACTAAATGAGCCATGGGGTAGGAAGGCTATCAGAATTTCCATTGCTATTGGTGAAGATGCAAACATGAAAGTACTTGACCGATTTATTGGAGATGAGGAAAGGAGCCCGTTACTAGCTCGGAACCCGGAAACCCTTTCGAATTATATTAGATGGGTATCAACAGTAGTTCAGGCTGCATCAGCGCGACCCAAGAGCCAGCAAAAAATCCATGAACCTCTGGATTCTAATGTAGAAATTCCAAAACCCCCGGAAATGATATCAACTGCGACCGATGTCTGGTAA
- a CDS encoding protein kinase domain-containing protein, with protein MDKNYEYSIGESINIEQLNMVCNIESELGSGTQGKVYSLISPDNSPLALKWYFPSMATKEQFDILKSLIHTPSPSEKFLWPMAIVENDVKDGFGYIMPLKENRFKSFSLWLSRKIDPTFKVLITACFEITQSFHLLHSKGYCYQDLSLNNLYFDPNSGDIRIGDTDNIVINGTEKGNVIGTPKFMAPEIITRKWLPNTQTDLYSLAVLLFYILFLNHPLEGKAESSIKSLDIPAMTKLYGLNPVFIFDPNDTSNFPDPVYHKNALIFWNIYPEFFRKLFTKSFTEGILDYQYGRVRETEWQVSLLELRDLIFYCRKCGSENFLEPYSGETLRIGKGITNIVNYDNMATTILQNIRHLKNNDYVPICWNPSCKSTGHEIMYILIDERKIITLNHDTQIYIHHVDLSFEYDFTRIVAKITKHPSNDHLWGLKNLSDRIWIVDKPNSNTIEVFPNQSLLLIPNTTIDFGKTKGTIYY; from the coding sequence ATGGACAAGAATTACGAGTATAGTATCGGTGAATCTATAAATATAGAACAACTAAACATGGTTTGCAACATCGAATCAGAGTTGGGATCCGGTACTCAGGGTAAGGTTTATTCTCTGATATCGCCAGATAATTCGCCTCTTGCACTAAAATGGTATTTTCCTTCAATGGCAACAAAAGAACAATTTGACATTTTAAAATCGTTGATCCATACACCTTCGCCGAGTGAAAAATTTCTTTGGCCCATGGCTATAGTTGAGAATGATGTAAAGGATGGATTTGGATATATAATGCCACTAAAGGAGAATAGATTTAAAAGTTTTAGTTTATGGCTTTCAAGAAAAATAGATCCTACCTTCAAAGTCCTTATAACGGCATGCTTTGAAATAACACAAAGCTTTCACCTTTTGCATTCAAAAGGATATTGCTATCAGGATCTCTCGCTAAATAATTTATACTTTGATCCTAATAGCGGGGATATCAGGATTGGAGATACCGATAATATCGTAATAAATGGGACTGAAAAGGGGAATGTCATTGGAACTCCAAAATTTATGGCGCCAGAAATAATTACCAGAAAATGGTTACCAAACACACAGACCGATTTATATTCCCTAGCTGTGTTGTTATTTTATATCCTCTTCCTAAACCATCCACTAGAGGGGAAAGCTGAAAGTTCCATCAAAAGTCTTGATATTCCCGCAATGACAAAGCTTTACGGTTTGAATCCTGTTTTCATTTTTGATCCTAATGATACTTCAAATTTTCCTGATCCTGTTTATCATAAGAATGCTCTAATCTTTTGGAATATATATCCAGAATTTTTTAGAAAACTTTTCACGAAATCTTTTACTGAAGGAATTTTGGATTATCAGTATGGAAGGGTAAGAGAAACGGAGTGGCAAGTTTCTCTGCTTGAGTTGAGAGATTTAATTTTCTATTGCAGAAAATGCGGTTCAGAAAATTTTCTCGAGCCTTATTCAGGTGAAACCTTAAGGATAGGTAAAGGGATTACAAATATTGTAAATTATGATAATATGGCCACCACGATCTTGCAAAACATAAGACATCTCAAAAACAATGATTATGTTCCAATATGTTGGAATCCGAGTTGTAAGAGTACAGGCCACGAGATAATGTATATTCTGATCGATGAGCGAAAAATAATCACATTGAATCACGATACTCAAATATATATTCATCATGTCGATTTGTCTTTTGAGTATGACTTTACTCGCATCGTAGCTAAAATTACTAAACATCCAAGCAATGATCATTTATGGGGGTTGAAAAACTTGTCAGATCGTATTTGGATAGTAGATAAGCCAAATTCAAATACGATTGAAGTGTTTCCAAACCAGAGTCTACTCCTAATCCCAAATACAACCATCGACTTTGGCAAAACCAAAGGTACTATTTACTATTAA
- a CDS encoding PP2C family serine/threonine-protein phosphatase: protein MIGTEPVSFQDSDSYDTDKWIINGATVRGVGHTRQRQSNQDSINWIHSSQHDIGILSVADGHGSNTYFRSKIGSKIATKIATKTMYEIFTEYPLSSTTFSGIRDIIRYSIPRLLVRNWNDEVVRHFQRHPFTNHELLNLSSKKNSVFGNKLISHPQTAYGSTLITAVLTKNYLFLFQIGDGNILIVDDCRNIILPFDEKRETEDENHIISPLNYTNSLCMNSSWVEFKVRTYSKYDLNAKLILLATDGYYNSFKNERGFNKIGTDYLDMLNNYGFEYMQNRLRFLLDETSLNGSGDDITLGYLYKKSD, encoded by the coding sequence ATGATTGGAACTGAACCCGTTTCATTTCAAGATTCTGATTCATATGACACTGATAAATGGATAATCAATGGAGCCACAGTAAGAGGTGTTGGTCATACTCGTCAACGTCAATCAAACCAGGATTCCATTAATTGGATACATTCAAGTCAACACGACATTGGAATATTATCAGTGGCTGATGGTCATGGAAGCAATACATATTTTAGAAGTAAAATAGGATCGAAGATTGCTACTAAGATTGCAACTAAAACCATGTATGAAATTTTCACCGAGTACCCATTAAGCTCTACTACTTTCTCGGGAATACGAGATATTATTAGATATTCAATCCCTCGATTATTGGTAAGAAACTGGAATGACGAGGTGGTTAGACATTTTCAAAGACACCCCTTCACAAATCATGAGCTGCTAAATTTATCATCTAAAAAAAATTCTGTCTTTGGAAATAAGTTAATTTCTCATCCCCAGACCGCATATGGATCGACATTGATAACCGCGGTCTTAACTAAAAATTATCTTTTCCTATTTCAAATAGGGGATGGTAACATTTTAATCGTCGATGATTGTAGGAACATAATATTACCGTTTGATGAAAAGAGAGAAACTGAAGATGAGAATCATATCATAAGCCCATTAAACTATACTAACTCGTTATGCATGAACTCTAGTTGGGTAGAGTTCAAAGTAAGAACATATTCTAAATACGATCTAAATGCCAAATTAATCCTTCTTGCGACTGACGGTTATTACAATTCATTCAAAAATGAAAGGGGTTTTAATAAGATTGGAACAGATTATCTAGATATGTTAAATAATTATGGATTTGAGTACATGCAAAATAGATTAAGATTTTTATTGGATGAGACTTCATTAAATGGCAGTGGAGACGATATTACTTTAGGTTACCTATACAAGAAAAGCGATTGA
- a CDS encoding tetratricopeptide repeat protein: protein MKDIYGSSHKTEISLIVAAAKGGVIDLLDKKTIEKPFRSTLHDIVTKFVSNNTLDKESAIWATVVWAISFQKMTDKDCQQIISNCEPLIFEKNKVLSVTPTLHDPVSCLNSLDSYSINHMHEYGKKLHNQGNYSEAIVCYDRALQINSQDHNILSDKGLSLHNQGNYSEAIVCYDRALQINSHDEFIKRRRNNTMTLLYNQTNKKHSHQNKSQRYFSPYSKSLLSKTYIIAIIVTISGLSLGIAVFAMIGSIYEMNSKSSITDYDVIHNSSIATTEILGQGITSNSKFDQVSITEFTESIEKQIIKKDPNTREFSKNNAYNHAPNGHQEANVKEIEENKPGEIDQKVNNFKLELERAMESNFN from the coding sequence TTGAAAGATATTTATGGCTCATCCCATAAAACCGAGATTTCTCTTATTGTCGCTGCTGCAAAGGGGGGCGTAATTGATCTCCTGGACAAAAAGACAATAGAGAAGCCTTTTAGATCAACATTGCATGATATCGTAACAAAGTTTGTTTCTAACAATACCTTGGATAAAGAATCGGCAATTTGGGCGACCGTAGTATGGGCCATTAGTTTTCAAAAGATGACAGATAAGGATTGTCAACAAATAATCTCCAACTGCGAACCTCTAATTTTTGAAAAAAATAAAGTTTTATCTGTTACTCCTACCTTGCATGACCCGGTTTCATGCCTAAACAGCTTAGATTCATACTCTATCAACCATATGCACGAATATGGGAAAAAGCTTCATAATCAAGGAAACTATTCAGAGGCAATAGTATGTTATGACAGGGCTCTTCAGATAAATTCCCAAGACCATAATATATTGTCTGACAAAGGACTGTCTCTGCACAATCAAGGAAACTATTCAGAGGCAATAGTATGTTATGACAGGGCTCTTCAGATAAATTCCCACGATGAATTCATAAAAAGAAGGAGAAATAACACAATGACACTCCTTTACAATCAAACGAACAAAAAACACTCTCACCAAAATAAATCGCAAAGATATTTTTCTCCATACTCCAAATCGCTATTGTCAAAAACTTACATTATTGCTATAATTGTTACTATTTCTGGTTTGAGTTTGGGAATTGCCGTATTTGCGATGATTGGGTCTATTTATGAGATGAACTCAAAATCATCAATTACCGATTATGACGTTATCCATAACAGTTCGATTGCTACAACTGAGATTCTTGGTCAAGGCATAACCTCGAATAGCAAATTTGACCAAGTTTCAATAACTGAATTTACAGAAAGTATTGAGAAACAAATAATTAAAAAAGATCCTAATACTAGAGAATTTTCGAAAAATAATGCATACAACCATGCACCAAATGGACATCAAGAGGCTAATGTGAAGGAGATAGAGGAAAACAAACCTGGTGAAATTGATCAAAAGGTTAATAATTTTAAACTAGAGTTAGAAAGGGCTATGGAAAGTAATTTTAATTGA
- a CDS encoding Clp1/GlmU family protein — translation MKISLVRGPAIITVDGECYILGVKITNQKIFWNSSKVLPIEKKENTRIQLIGNKGQINDILSKKDLSNLGMSIWKKISDEILNQKNKTIAVIGPSDSGKSTFSLYLANRLIDNGQRPLLLDADVGQGDLAPPTCIGAAVLVQQVIDLSMIKADYVSFIGSTQPSFNETRIINCVNKLITKSRYHDRCIINTDGYVNGKGLYYKLRLLKKIKPDCIVCLGKTNIQTTLTQCTKAPNCWKFIIKHGRKPNSIIKRTQVDRYRKRMNTFAKFVDQENTEVVQIHLKDIKSIYYRNRFHKTNYSNNYLDVSKIRHFFLEFARNKRMENVFTGLGLLGERDLVQGYGIVKNFENDILFILTTCKKFDSIYLSESQLDFII, via the coding sequence TTGAAAATATCCCTAGTTCGTGGTCCAGCGATAATAACTGTGGATGGAGAATGTTATATACTGGGAGTAAAAATTACGAATCAAAAAATTTTCTGGAATAGCTCCAAAGTACTGCCCATAGAAAAAAAAGAAAACACAAGGATCCAGTTAATTGGAAATAAAGGTCAAATAAACGATATTCTTAGCAAGAAAGATTTATCAAATTTAGGTATGTCAATTTGGAAGAAGATATCAGACGAAATTTTGAATCAAAAGAATAAAACTATTGCGGTAATCGGGCCTTCGGACTCCGGGAAATCTACCTTTTCTTTATACTTAGCTAATAGATTAATTGATAATGGACAAAGACCATTGTTATTAGATGCCGATGTGGGTCAAGGAGATTTGGCTCCTCCGACTTGTATAGGCGCTGCAGTACTGGTCCAACAAGTTATAGATCTGTCAATGATAAAAGCAGATTATGTAAGCTTTATTGGCAGTACTCAGCCATCGTTTAATGAAACTAGAATAATCAATTGCGTTAATAAATTGATTACTAAATCGAGGTACCATGATAGATGTATAATAAATACCGATGGGTATGTGAACGGAAAAGGACTATACTACAAATTGAGATTATTGAAAAAAATTAAACCAGATTGCATTGTTTGCTTAGGAAAAACAAATATTCAAACCACCCTGACTCAATGTACAAAGGCACCAAATTGTTGGAAATTCATTATCAAGCATGGACGTAAACCGAATTCGATAATCAAGCGAACTCAAGTAGACAGATATCGAAAAAGAATGAATACTTTCGCAAAATTCGTTGATCAAGAGAATACAGAGGTTGTTCAAATACATCTCAAGGATATAAAATCAATTTATTATCGAAATAGGTTTCATAAAACAAATTATTCAAACAACTACTTGGATGTTAGTAAAATACGGCACTTTTTTTTGGAATTTGCAAGAAACAAAAGAATGGAAAATGTTTTTACAGGTCTTGGTTTACTCGGAGAAAGGGATCTTGTTCAGGGTTATGGTATAGTAAAGAATTTTGAAAATGATATATTATTTATCTTGACAACGTGTAAAAAGTTTGACTCCATCTACCTGAGCGAATCTCAACTTGATTTCATAATTTAG
- a CDS encoding DNA-methyltransferase, whose amino-acid sequence MDRISKSSDLKIDVIVTSPPYNIGKKYNVYNDRMDELDYLNWLYEIAQKSYSILKFNGSFFLNIGETSTDPLIPFQVVNKFLNAGYKLQNTIHWIKSISIEKEDMANTNPLCSEGFSIGHYKPIRSNRFLTNIHEYVFHFTKSGYLPIDKLSIGVPYQDKSNVKRWKSVVQDRKDRGNVWFVSYPTIQRERSHPAIFPEKLAKLCIKLHGCNSKDSVVYDPFMGIGSTALACMDLGIDFIGTEIDLNYVKYAKEVIGKKKIFTNK is encoded by the coding sequence ATGGATAGAATTAGTAAAAGTAGCGACCTCAAAATTGATGTAATAGTGACGTCACCACCTTATAACATAGGTAAGAAATATAACGTATATAATGATAGGATGGATGAGCTTGACTATTTAAATTGGCTTTATGAGATAGCACAAAAGAGCTATTCAATACTGAAGTTTAACGGATCTTTTTTCTTAAACATCGGGGAGACTTCAACTGATCCCCTAATTCCCTTTCAGGTTGTAAATAAATTTTTGAATGCCGGTTATAAATTGCAAAATACCATACATTGGATAAAGTCAATATCGATAGAAAAGGAAGACATGGCAAATACAAATCCACTATGTTCCGAAGGTTTCTCAATTGGTCATTATAAACCAATAAGGAGTAACAGGTTTTTGACCAATATTCATGAATACGTTTTTCACTTTACTAAATCGGGATATTTGCCCATTGACAAACTATCGATTGGAGTTCCCTATCAAGACAAGTCAAATGTAAAAAGATGGAAGTCTGTAGTCCAAGACAGAAAAGACAGGGGAAATGTTTGGTTCGTTTCGTATCCCACTATACAAAGAGAAAGGTCTCATCCCGCCATATTCCCTGAGAAGCTGGCCAAGCTTTGCATCAAACTGCATGGCTGTAATAGTAAAGATTCCGTAGTTTATGATCCTTTCATGGGAATAGGCAGTACTGCATTAGCATGTATGGATCTAGGTATAGACTTCATCGGTACTGAAATTGATCTCAATTATGTTAAATATGCGAAAGAAGTTATAGGAAAGAAAAAAATTTTCACCAACAAGTAG
- a CDS encoding ATP-dependent DNA ligase: MLFLELAETFKEMETTSSRLALTQFLVALLKKTPVNIIDKIVYLIQGKLGPDHSSKELGIAEKIVTRSLSLVTGVSLNDIQLEYNKIGDLGDVAFSLKYNKTQSTLFQEPLTVEKVFDTLIKIANTSGPGSLDLKIRYITSMLNNSSSLEAKYLLKLVLGNLRLGIANYTLIDAIALSFTGNKENRRILENAFNLSSDLGNIARILAKGSLNDVQLISVSLFVPVRPMLAERAADSREALKKMRGECLAEYKIDGERVQIHKKGKQIELFTRSLENITFHFPEIVKMFADQSANNFIAEGEVVAINPDNLRYLPFQSLMKRRRKHQIQQAMETYPVLLNLFDLLYYDGQDTMGFAFFKRRGLLENIFGNIKNERLKLVDQIKASNIEEIEKFMTKALRNGCEGLMLKDPNSRYRAGAREWAWIKLKKEYSGTISDSVDLVILGALYGKGRRVGKYGALLLGSYSKIDDTFYTICKVGTGFKDNVLATLYDKLSKLIIHKKHPRVEAGALPMDVWFEPSIVLEIVTAEITLSPVYTTGRNTIKPGYGFALRFPKFTGNVREDKSPEDSTTVNEVLQIYRNQLKQ; encoded by the coding sequence ATGCTCTTTTTGGAACTAGCGGAAACATTTAAGGAAATGGAAACTACAAGTAGTAGACTAGCTCTAACACAGTTTTTAGTGGCCCTTTTAAAAAAAACCCCCGTCAATATTATTGACAAGATTGTTTATTTGATTCAAGGAAAACTAGGACCAGATCATAGTTCAAAGGAATTAGGAATAGCTGAAAAAATAGTTACTAGATCATTATCCCTCGTTACAGGAGTTTCTTTAAACGATATACAGTTAGAATATAACAAGATTGGCGATCTAGGTGACGTCGCTTTTAGTTTAAAATACAATAAAACGCAAAGCACATTGTTTCAAGAGCCTCTTACGGTCGAGAAAGTTTTTGATACCTTGATTAAGATAGCGAATACCTCAGGACCAGGCTCGTTGGATTTGAAAATTAGATATATTACAAGCATGTTGAATAATTCATCTAGCTTAGAGGCGAAATATTTATTGAAATTGGTTTTAGGAAACTTAAGATTGGGTATAGCGAATTATACTCTAATCGATGCAATAGCTCTAAGTTTTACTGGAAATAAGGAAAATAGGAGAATATTAGAAAATGCGTTTAATCTGTCCAGTGATTTGGGAAACATTGCACGAATTTTAGCTAAGGGATCTTTAAATGATGTACAATTAATTTCGGTCTCCCTGTTTGTGCCAGTTAGGCCTATGCTAGCAGAGAGAGCTGCAGATTCAAGAGAAGCTTTGAAGAAAATGAGAGGCGAATGTTTAGCGGAATATAAGATAGATGGCGAAAGGGTACAAATCCATAAAAAAGGAAAACAGATTGAACTTTTTACTAGAAGCCTAGAAAACATCACATTTCACTTTCCGGAAATCGTAAAAATGTTTGCCGATCAAAGCGCAAATAATTTTATTGCAGAAGGAGAAGTGGTCGCTATTAACCCGGACAATTTAAGATATCTCCCTTTTCAAAGTTTAATGAAGAGAAGGAGAAAGCATCAAATTCAACAGGCAATGGAGACATATCCAGTATTGTTAAATTTGTTTGATCTGTTGTACTATGACGGTCAGGATACGATGGGATTCGCTTTTTTCAAAAGAAGAGGTTTATTAGAAAATATTTTTGGGAATATAAAGAACGAACGTCTCAAGTTGGTAGACCAAATTAAAGCATCAAATATCGAAGAAATTGAAAAGTTTATGACAAAGGCTCTAAGAAATGGTTGCGAGGGTTTAATGCTAAAAGATCCGAATAGTCGATATCGAGCAGGAGCGCGGGAATGGGCATGGATAAAACTGAAGAAAGAATATTCAGGAACAATAAGCGATTCCGTTGATTTGGTAATTTTAGGTGCCTTGTACGGAAAAGGCAGACGTGTAGGTAAATATGGTGCTTTATTATTAGGATCGTATAGCAAAATAGATGATACTTTTTATACAATTTGCAAAGTGGGTACGGGCTTTAAGGACAACGTCCTTGCTACCCTATACGATAAACTCAGTAAGCTTATTATCCATAAAAAACATCCGAGAGTCGAGGCAGGGGCATTGCCAATGGATGTTTGGTTTGAGCCTAGTATAGTCTTAGAAATAGTTACAGCTGAAATTACCTTAAGTCCGGTATATACTACAGGGAGAAATACGATTAAGCCGGGATACGGATTCGCACTTAGATTTCCAAAGTTTACCGGTAATGTGAGAGAAGATAAATCCCCCGAAGACAGTACAACTGTTAATGAAGTATTGCAAATCTATAGAAATCAACTAAAACAATAG
- a CDS encoding cyclic nucleotide-binding/CBS domain-containing protein yields the protein MSTVSEIMSPREPWTIKAYSNSTAHDVATLLNKNRIGSVIVIDKDKTPIGIITERDLVKRVCLESLNASKVLVEDIMSSPLITIMSYDSVDTASRIMISNRIKRLPVIEADNRIIGIISVTDISKNLAKILFDDYNRYRSLKKILDMNDIAN from the coding sequence ATGAGCACAGTAAGTGAAATAATGTCTCCTCGTGAACCGTGGACAATTAAAGCCTATTCAAATAGTACTGCTCACGATGTTGCTACACTCCTAAACAAAAATCGAATAGGTTCGGTTATTGTTATAGACAAAGATAAGACCCCCATCGGAATTATTACTGAAAGAGACCTCGTTAAGCGCGTTTGTCTTGAGAGTCTAAATGCTAGTAAAGTACTTGTCGAAGATATTATGTCTTCACCATTGATAACAATAATGTCGTATGACTCTGTTGATACTGCATCAAGAATCATGATTTCAAACAGGATTAAGCGGCTACCAGTTATTGAAGCCGATAATAGAATTATTGGAATTATTAGCGTGACTGATATTTCTAAAAATCTTGCCAAAATATTATTCGATGATTATAACAGATACAGATCTCTGAAAAAGATTCTAGACATGAATGATATTGCAAACTAA
- a CDS encoding collagen-like protein, translating to MQFDSYKVLTFSFIFTSLFVIPMYVNPFDNALAQSDDDNSDNNVIGQSGNGDNEASQSETSSQETRQNSMCVSGESTSLSCNNLSSESIGASVPGEEGPQGPEGPPGPQGERGPAGPPGLTGETGPAGPQGEKGDTGAAGPMGSPGTAGPPGAVGPQGPEGPQGETGATGATGAQGDQGEQGPQGEPGINGTDGEQGPQGEVGPQGPAGPMGLPGPKGDTGATGATGPQGPVGPAGAIGATGAQGPAGPQSIFGKTYIVNGNQISNQNPAISTATCSSGDSLLSGGYVTNPMLDSNDSVSSFYSYPDTTTSWRVVLSAGGAAPIGTFDVRAYALCFNNP from the coding sequence GTGCAGTTTGACAGTTACAAGGTTTTAACCTTTTCATTTATTTTCACATCACTGTTTGTAATTCCAATGTATGTAAATCCTTTTGATAATGCTTTGGCTCAAAGTGATGATGATAATTCCGACAATAATGTGATAGGACAGAGTGGAAATGGCGATAATGAAGCCTCGCAATCTGAGACTAGTTCTCAAGAGACGCGTCAGAATAGTATGTGTGTTTCTGGAGAGAGCACGTCCTTAAGTTGTAACAACTTATCTTCTGAAAGTATTGGTGCTTCTGTCCCTGGAGAGGAAGGACCTCAAGGGCCTGAAGGTCCGCCTGGACCACAAGGAGAACGAGGACCAGCTGGTCCTCCTGGTTTAACAGGAGAGACAGGTCCTGCAGGTCCGCAGGGTGAGAAGGGAGATACGGGAGCTGCTGGGCCAATGGGTAGCCCAGGTACAGCCGGTCCACCCGGTGCGGTTGGACCGCAAGGACCAGAGGGTCCTCAAGGCGAAACAGGAGCGACAGGGGCCACAGGAGCTCAGGGTGATCAAGGCGAACAGGGACCGCAGGGTGAGCCCGGTATTAATGGTACGGATGGAGAGCAAGGTCCACAGGGTGAGGTAGGTCCACAAGGACCTGCTGGTCCCATGGGCTTACCAGGTCCTAAGGGTGATACTGGAGCTACCGGTGCCACAGGTCCACAGGGACCCGTAGGTCCAGCGGGAGCTATAGGAGCAACTGGCGCTCAGGGTCCGGCAGGTCCGCAGTCAATTTTTGGTAAAACATATATTGTAAATGGCAATCAGATTTCTAATCAAAACCCAGCTATATCTACTGCAACATGCAGTTCTGGTGATTCATTATTATCAGGAGGATATGTAACGAATCCTATGCTCGATAGTAACGATAGTGTGAGTAGCTTCTACAGTTATCCTGATACGACGACGAGTTGGAGAGTCGTATTAAGTGCAGGGGGTGCTGCTCCGATCGGAACGTTTGATGTACGAGCTTACGCCTTGTGCTTTAATAACCCATAA
- a CDS encoding response regulator: MHSYSLSILIVDDEKDILILYKEIAKRIGCDAVCFTNPNSALEHYQMFPDKYPLIITDWRMPSMTGIEFAKKIRKLNSIVKIYLITAFDSSGIQRQQDCNEAKFDNILEKPMDLLKLQKLIEHDLSVSAK; this comes from the coding sequence ATGCATTCATATTCTTTATCCATTCTCATAGTAGATGATGAAAAAGATATACTTATTCTCTACAAAGAAATTGCTAAAAGAATAGGTTGTGATGCAGTGTGCTTTACCAATCCCAATTCAGCTTTAGAACACTACCAAATGTTTCCTGATAAATATCCTTTGATTATTACAGATTGGAGAATGCCTAGCATGACTGGAATAGAATTTGCAAAAAAGATTCGAAAGCTCAATTCCATAGTTAAAATATACTTGATTACTGCTTTTGATTCTTCAGGTATACAAAGACAACAAGATTGTAATGAAGCTAAATTTGACAACATACTTGAAAAGCCAATGGATCTCTTGAAATTGCAAAAGTTAATTGAACACGATTTATCGGTCAGTGCTAAATAG